One segment of Pandoraea pnomenusa DNA contains the following:
- a CDS encoding integration host factor subunit beta: MTKSELVNQLAARFPQLVLKDADFAVKTILDAMADALARGHRIEIRGFGSFGLNRRPPRVGRNPKSGEKVMVPEKFVPHFKPGKELRERVDHKASDQ, encoded by the coding sequence ATGACCAAGTCTGAATTGGTCAACCAGTTGGCGGCGCGGTTTCCCCAGTTGGTGCTCAAGGACGCCGATTTCGCGGTGAAGACGATTCTCGACGCGATGGCCGATGCGCTCGCGCGCGGTCATCGAATCGAAATCCGCGGATTCGGCAGCTTCGGGCTCAACCGTCGGCCACCGCGCGTCGGCCGCAACCCGAAGTCGGGCGAGAAGGTGATGGTGCCGGAGAAGTTCGTGCCGCACTTCAAGCCCGGCAAGGAGTTGCGAGAGCGGGTTGATCACAAGGCGTCGGACCAATAA
- a CDS encoding LapA family protein — MKLIVWIIRLIVFVVLLCLALANTGEVTLNLFLGHTWTAPLIMIGLAFFVVGGVIGVLATLPSLMRQRLELRRTRRDLARAQRDPEASDQPPMLPPV, encoded by the coding sequence ATGAAGCTGATTGTTTGGATCATTCGTCTCATCGTGTTCGTGGTGTTGCTGTGTCTCGCGCTCGCCAACACGGGCGAAGTCACGTTGAACCTGTTCCTGGGCCACACGTGGACGGCACCGCTCATCATGATCGGCCTGGCGTTCTTCGTGGTGGGCGGCGTGATCGGCGTGCTCGCCACCTTGCCGAGCCTGATGCGGCAGCGTCTGGAACTGCGCCGCACCCGGCGCGACCTGGCCCGTGCGCAACGTGACCCCGAGGCGAGCGATCAGCCGCCGATGCTGCCCCCGGTCTAA
- the cmk gene encoding (d)CMP kinase, which yields MPDLTVVDDSIPVITVDGPTASGKGTVAHRVADALGFHYLDSGALYRLTALASARHGIDTDDVGALTVLAETLDVRFKDERIWLAGEDVTDAIRAEAIGNRASGIAVHKAVRQALTALQRGFKTAPGLVADGRDMGTVIFPEAELKVFLTATPQARAERRYKQLIEKGFSANIDSLMLDLEARDARDRTRAEAPLRPAEGARVLDTSELNVDQAVAQVLEWFAQVQYPQGA from the coding sequence ATGCCTGATTTGACGGTGGTGGACGATTCGATTCCGGTCATTACGGTGGATGGCCCGACGGCATCCGGCAAGGGCACGGTGGCACACCGTGTGGCGGATGCGCTGGGCTTTCACTACCTCGACAGCGGCGCCCTGTATCGGCTCACCGCGCTGGCGAGCGCGCGTCACGGCATCGACACGGACGACGTAGGGGCGCTGACAGTGCTGGCCGAGACGCTCGACGTGCGGTTCAAGGACGAGCGAATCTGGCTGGCGGGCGAAGATGTGACCGATGCCATCCGTGCCGAGGCGATCGGCAACCGGGCGTCGGGCATTGCCGTGCACAAGGCGGTTCGCCAGGCGCTCACGGCGCTCCAGCGGGGATTCAAGACCGCGCCGGGGCTGGTGGCGGACGGCCGCGACATGGGGACGGTGATCTTCCCGGAGGCCGAGTTGAAGGTGTTTTTGACGGCCACCCCGCAGGCTCGTGCCGAGAGGCGGTATAAGCAATTGATAGAAAAAGGATTTTCTGCTAACATAGACAGTCTCATGCTGGATCTTGAGGCGCGTGACGCGCGGGATCGTACCCGTGCAGAGGCGCCGTTGCGACCGGCAGAGGGTGCGCGGGTGCTCGACACGTCGGAGCTCAACGTCGATCAGGCGGTGGCTCAGGTGCTCGAATGGTTCGCGCAGGTGCAGTACCCGCAAGGCGCTTGA
- the lapB gene encoding lipopolysaccharide assembly protein LapB encodes MEFEVWWLLAIPVIFGCGWVAARLDLRSLLSESRNLPASYFRGLNFLLNEQPDKAIDAFIEVAKLDPETTELHFALGSLFRRRGETERAIRVHQNLLSRDDLPQADQEHALYELGHDFLKAGLLDRAEDAFGRLHTGPFAKAAQHAKLTIYQIEKEWHKALSEAETLSELDPAVSYRKEIAQFHCELAQEALQRKEVDAVVRELDAALAVNPANVRAPLLRGDMLLSAGDAEGALRVLSTIEQQNPVYLGLAAKRLMRAYEALGRAPEGLAVLRDALNRNPSDDLLEIVYEKTVALEGPEAALALMREQMHRAPSAPGMARLLEAHAATAHGDTQSDLQLMGKLITQRTKSLPRYVCDQCGFRARLFYWQCPGCNGWETYTPRRADVPAAS; translated from the coding sequence ATGGAATTCGAGGTCTGGTGGCTATTGGCCATCCCCGTGATCTTCGGCTGCGGCTGGGTAGCCGCGCGCCTGGATCTGCGCAGCCTGCTCTCGGAGAGCCGCAATTTGCCCGCGTCCTATTTCCGCGGGCTCAACTTCCTGCTCAACGAGCAGCCGGACAAGGCCATCGACGCATTCATCGAGGTGGCCAAGCTCGATCCCGAGACGACGGAACTGCACTTCGCGCTGGGCAGCCTGTTTCGCCGTCGGGGCGAGACGGAGCGCGCCATTCGCGTGCATCAGAATTTGCTCTCTCGCGACGATCTGCCGCAAGCCGATCAGGAGCACGCGCTCTACGAGCTCGGTCACGACTTCCTCAAGGCCGGTCTGCTCGACCGCGCCGAAGACGCCTTCGGTCGCCTGCACACGGGGCCGTTTGCGAAGGCGGCACAGCACGCCAAGCTCACCATCTACCAGATCGAGAAGGAGTGGCACAAGGCGCTGAGCGAGGCCGAAACCCTCAGTGAGCTCGACCCCGCGGTGTCGTATCGCAAGGAGATCGCGCAGTTCCATTGCGAGCTGGCGCAGGAAGCGCTGCAGCGCAAGGAGGTGGATGCCGTCGTGCGGGAGCTCGACGCCGCCCTCGCCGTGAATCCCGCGAATGTGCGCGCGCCGCTGCTGCGCGGCGACATGCTGCTCTCCGCCGGCGACGCCGAAGGCGCGTTGCGTGTGCTGAGCACCATCGAGCAGCAGAACCCGGTGTATCTGGGGCTGGCGGCCAAGCGCCTGATGCGCGCTTACGAAGCCCTGGGGCGTGCGCCGGAAGGACTGGCGGTACTGCGCGACGCGCTCAACAGGAATCCGTCGGACGATCTGCTCGAGATCGTGTACGAGAAGACGGTGGCGCTCGAGGGGCCGGAAGCCGCGCTCGCGCTGATGCGCGAGCAGATGCACCGGGCGCCGAGCGCGCCGGGCATGGCCCGCCTGCTCGAGGCGCATGCCGCAACCGCCCATGGCGACACGCAGTCGGATCTGCAGCTCATGGGCAAGCTCATCACGCAGCGCACCAAGTCGCTGCCGCGCTACGTCTGCGACCAGTGCGGCTTCCGCGCGCGATTGTTCTATTGGCAGTGCCCCGGCTGTAACGGCTGGGAGACGTATACGCCGCGACGTGCCGACGTGCCGGCGGCCTCCTAA
- the rpsA gene encoding 30S ribosomal protein S1: MSDLQTSTNESFAALFEESLSRQDMRAGEVISAEVVRVDHNFVVVNAGLKSEAYIPIEEFLNDQGEVEVQAGDFVSVAIDALENGYGDTVLSRDKAKRLASWLQLEKALESGDLVTGTITGKVKGGLTVMVNGIRAFLPGSLVDTRPVKDTTPYEGKTLEFKVIKLDRKRNNVVLSRRAVIEATQGEERAKLLETLKEGAIVKGVVKNITDYGAFVDLGGIDGLLHITDIAWRRVRHPSEVLSVGQEVTAKILKFDQEKGRVSLGVKQLGEDPWEGIARRYPQGTRLFGKVTNITDYGAFVEVESGIEGLVHVSEMDWTNKNVAPTKVVQLGDEVEVMVLEIDEDRRRISLGMKQCKPNPWDDFSRNFKKGDKIKGAIKSITDFGVFIGLPGGIDGLVHLSDLSWSEAGEEAVRKYKKGDEVEAVVLGIDVEKERISLGIKQLEGDPFNTFVAIHDKGSIVDGTVKAVDPKGAVVSLGDDVEGYLRASEISHDRVEDARNVLKEGDAVNAMIVNIDRKSRNINLSIKAKDSAEQQEAMSKLSSDSSAASGTTNLGALLKAKLDSQNQ; the protein is encoded by the coding sequence ATGTCCGACCTGCAAACCTCGACCAACGAATCTTTCGCGGCGCTTTTCGAAGAGTCGCTCTCCCGTCAAGACATGCGTGCTGGTGAAGTCATCAGCGCAGAAGTCGTTCGGGTTGACCACAACTTCGTGGTCGTCAACGCCGGCCTCAAGTCCGAAGCGTACATCCCCATCGAAGAATTCCTGAATGATCAGGGCGAGGTCGAAGTTCAGGCCGGCGATTTCGTTTCCGTGGCGATCGACGCCCTGGAAAACGGCTACGGCGACACCGTGCTGTCGCGCGACAAGGCCAAGCGTCTGGCCTCGTGGCTGCAACTGGAAAAGGCCCTCGAATCGGGCGACCTCGTGACCGGTACGATCACCGGCAAGGTCAAGGGCGGCCTGACCGTGATGGTCAACGGCATCCGCGCATTCCTGCCGGGTTCGCTGGTGGACACGCGTCCGGTCAAGGATACGACCCCGTACGAAGGCAAGACCCTCGAATTCAAGGTCATCAAGCTCGACCGCAAGCGCAACAACGTTGTGCTCTCGCGCCGCGCCGTGATCGAAGCCACCCAGGGCGAAGAGCGCGCCAAGCTGCTCGAGACGCTCAAGGAAGGCGCGATCGTCAAGGGCGTGGTCAAGAACATCACCGACTACGGTGCGTTCGTTGACCTCGGCGGCATCGACGGCCTGCTGCACATCACCGACATCGCATGGCGTCGTGTGCGTCACCCGAGCGAAGTCCTGTCGGTTGGCCAGGAAGTCACCGCCAAGATCCTCAAGTTCGATCAGGAGAAGGGCCGCGTCTCGCTGGGCGTCAAGCAACTCGGCGAAGATCCGTGGGAAGGCATCGCTCGCCGTTACCCGCAAGGTACCCGCCTGTTCGGCAAGGTCACCAACATCACCGACTACGGCGCATTCGTCGAAGTGGAATCGGGCATCGAAGGCCTGGTCCACGTGTCGGAAATGGATTGGACCAACAAGAACGTTGCGCCGACCAAGGTTGTCCAGCTGGGCGACGAAGTCGAAGTCATGGTGCTCGAGATCGACGAAGACCGTCGTCGTATCAGCCTCGGCATGAAGCAATGCAAGCCGAACCCGTGGGATGACTTCTCGCGCAACTTCAAGAAGGGCGACAAGATCAAGGGCGCCATCAAGTCGATCACCGACTTCGGCGTGTTCATCGGTCTGCCGGGCGGCATCGACGGCCTGGTCCACCTGTCGGACCTGTCGTGGAGCGAAGCCGGCGAAGAAGCCGTTCGCAAGTACAAGAAGGGCGACGAAGTCGAAGCCGTGGTTCTGGGCATCGACGTCGAGAAGGAACGCATCTCGCTGGGTATCAAGCAGCTCGAAGGCGATCCGTTCAACACCTTCGTGGCGATCCACGACAAGGGCTCGATCGTCGACGGTACCGTCAAGGCTGTCGATCCGAAGGGTGCCGTCGTGTCGCTGGGCGATGACGTCGAAGGTTACCTGCGCGCTTCGGAAATCTCGCACGACCGTGTGGAAGATGCCCGCAACGTGCTCAAGGAAGGTGATGCCGTCAATGCAATGATCGTCAACATCGATCGCAAGTCGCGCAACATCAACCTGTCGATCAAGGCCAAGGATTCGGCTGAACAGCAAGAGGCAATGAGCAAGCTGTCGTCGGATAGCTCGGCAGCGAGCGGCACCACGAACCTGGGTGCCCTGCTCAAGGCCAAGCTGGACAGCCAGAATCAGTAA
- a CDS encoding UDP-glucose dehydrogenase family protein, producing MKVTIIGSGYVGLVTGACLADVGNDVFCLDVDPRKIEILNNGGVPIHEPGLQEIIARNRKAGRLQFSTDVEASVAHGDVQFIAVGTPPDEDGSADLQYVVAAARNIGRYATNFKVIVDKSTVPVGTADKVRAAVADELAKRGEDVSFSVVSNPEFLKEGAAVEDFMRPDRIVIGVDDDAQGQQARAMMKRLYSPFNRNHERTLYMDVRSAEFTKYAANAMLATRISFMNELANLADRVGVDIEDVRQGIGSDPRIGYHFLYAGCGYGGSCFPKDVQALVRTAEDYGLPLRILNAVEAVNETQKAVLIDKIVARLGNDLSDKTFALWGLAFKPNTDDMREAPSRRVIAELVRRGARVRAYDPVALEEARRVIALDFADDPAGHARIEFCATEDDTLTGADALVIVTEWKAFRSPDFAKMKSALSLALIFDGRNLYEPQTMQELGIEYHGIGRGQHDTV from the coding sequence ATGAAAGTCACCATCATCGGCTCCGGTTACGTCGGCCTCGTTACGGGCGCCTGTCTGGCAGACGTCGGCAACGACGTGTTCTGTCTCGACGTCGATCCGCGCAAGATCGAAATCCTGAACAACGGCGGCGTGCCGATTCACGAGCCAGGGCTGCAGGAAATCATCGCACGCAATCGCAAGGCCGGCCGTCTGCAATTCTCGACGGATGTCGAGGCCTCGGTCGCGCACGGCGACGTGCAGTTCATCGCGGTGGGTACGCCGCCGGACGAGGACGGCTCGGCCGATCTGCAATACGTCGTTGCGGCGGCGCGCAACATCGGACGCTACGCCACGAACTTCAAGGTGATCGTCGACAAGTCGACCGTGCCGGTCGGCACCGCGGACAAGGTGCGCGCGGCAGTCGCCGACGAACTTGCCAAGCGCGGCGAGGACGTGTCGTTCTCGGTCGTCTCGAATCCCGAGTTCCTGAAGGAAGGGGCGGCCGTCGAGGATTTCATGCGCCCGGACCGCATCGTGATCGGCGTGGACGACGACGCGCAGGGCCAGCAGGCGCGCGCGATGATGAAGCGTTTGTACTCGCCGTTCAACCGCAACCACGAACGTACCCTGTACATGGACGTGCGCTCGGCGGAGTTCACCAAGTACGCGGCCAATGCCATGCTGGCGACGCGGATCTCGTTCATGAACGAGCTCGCGAATCTGGCCGATCGCGTGGGCGTGGATATCGAGGACGTGCGTCAGGGCATCGGCTCTGACCCGCGTATCGGTTATCACTTCCTGTATGCCGGCTGCGGCTATGGCGGTTCATGCTTCCCGAAGGACGTACAGGCACTCGTGCGGACAGCCGAGGACTACGGTCTGCCGCTGCGCATCCTGAATGCCGTCGAGGCGGTCAACGAAACCCAGAAGGCGGTCCTTATCGACAAGATCGTCGCGCGCCTTGGCAACGATCTGTCGGACAAGACGTTCGCCCTTTGGGGGCTGGCGTTCAAGCCGAACACCGACGACATGCGCGAGGCGCCGAGCCGTCGTGTGATCGCGGAGCTGGTGCGTCGGGGCGCCCGCGTGCGCGCCTACGATCCGGTGGCCCTGGAAGAGGCGCGTCGCGTGATCGCGCTCGACTTTGCCGATGATCCGGCCGGACACGCCCGCATCGAATTCTGCGCGACGGAAGACGACACGCTGACGGGCGCGGACGCGCTCGTGATCGTCACGGAGTGGAAGGCCTTCCGCAGCCCGGACTTCGCCAAGATGAAGTCGGCACTGTCGCTTGCGCTGATCTTCGACGGTCGCAACCTGTACGAGCCGCAGACCATGCAGGAGCTGGGCATCGAGTACCACGGCATCGGCCGCGGCCAGCACGACACCGTCTGA